One genomic window of Candidatus Pseudobacter hemicellulosilyticus includes the following:
- a CDS encoding RagB/SusD family nutrient uptake outer membrane protein, whose translation MKKLSSIFCLWAVLLSSCEKYLSEEPKKQVTIQNAEQLDALMNNVNRYETNYAAGYATDDTEIPKDIFAANTTRFTLAYMFYYVLDPEAMATAATDALWNAEYTKILQANLVLFNLDKITGTEQEKNILKADALFIRGYSNWLLVNHYAMPWKPGVNDDAQGIPLKKSIDYAESLERATLKQTYDAILEDITTAASLTPNDDVQDRLRWRVSRKAISAFLSRYYLFLGDYDKTIQYADEALGSSTAKLYDYKTIIAGNSASFTNPVATLTYSELNDWAASKFLFWSEFYYTRYSYIATQWYVPSAGLRSLYDQGNDLRFKWFFIPNGGRRMSVVDANSWRYTVFNDGRYLPSGPTIAEVLLNKAEAMARTDKWSTALTPVNTLREKRMTTPDPLAASSQDDAIAKVLQERRRELPFAYRFLDIRRFSANNYPADDVTVTRDFWQVNQGGVDVTTPRTYTLEPGSPRYALPITTVEINNSQGALKQNPY comes from the coding sequence ATGAAGAAACTATCATCTATATTTTGCTTGTGGGCCGTGCTGCTGAGCTCCTGCGAGAAATACTTATCGGAAGAACCGAAGAAACAGGTCACTATTCAGAATGCAGAGCAGCTGGATGCACTGATGAATAACGTAAATCGTTATGAAACCAACTACGCAGCTGGTTATGCCACGGATGATACCGAAATACCCAAGGACATTTTTGCGGCCAATACCACGCGGTTTACCCTGGCCTATATGTTTTATTATGTCCTGGACCCGGAAGCCATGGCCACAGCAGCTACCGATGCGCTCTGGAATGCTGAGTATACAAAGATCCTGCAGGCCAACCTGGTGCTGTTCAACCTGGACAAGATCACTGGCACCGAGCAGGAAAAGAATATACTCAAGGCCGATGCGCTCTTTATCCGCGGCTATTCCAACTGGTTGCTGGTAAACCATTACGCCATGCCCTGGAAACCCGGTGTTAACGATGACGCTCAGGGTATTCCCCTGAAGAAGAGCATCGATTATGCCGAGTCCCTGGAGCGGGCCACACTGAAGCAAACCTATGATGCTATCCTGGAAGACATTACCACTGCCGCCAGCCTGACGCCTAATGATGATGTACAGGACAGGCTCCGCTGGCGGGTTAGCAGGAAAGCGATCAGCGCCTTTCTCAGCCGCTACTACCTGTTCCTGGGCGATTATGATAAAACCATCCAGTATGCCGATGAAGCACTCGGCTCTTCAACGGCCAAACTGTACGATTACAAGACCATCATTGCCGGTAATTCAGCCTCCTTTACAAATCCCGTGGCAACGCTGACCTATTCCGAGCTCAATGACTGGGCTGCCAGCAAGTTCCTTTTCTGGAGTGAATTTTATTATACACGCTATAGCTATATCGCTACGCAGTGGTATGTGCCCAGTGCAGGCCTTCGCAGCCTGTATGATCAGGGCAATGACCTGCGCTTCAAATGGTTCTTTATTCCCAACGGTGGCCGCCGGATGAGCGTGGTGGACGCCAATAGCTGGCGCTACACCGTTTTCAATGATGGCCGCTACCTTCCTTCCGGTCCTACTATTGCCGAAGTATTGCTGAACAAAGCCGAAGCCATGGCGCGGACGGACAAGTGGAGTACGGCCCTTACTCCGGTGAATACGCTCCGTGAAAAACGGATGACCACCCCGGATCCCCTGGCAGCAAGCTCCCAGGATGATGCCATTGCCAAAGTGCTGCAGGAGCGCCGCCGCGAATTGCCCTTCGCCTACCGCTTCCTGGATATCCGCCGCTTCAGCGCCAATAATTACCCGGCCGATGATGTTACGGTAACCCGTGATTTCTGGCAGGTGAACCAGGGCGGTGTGGATGTCACCACCCCCAGGACCTATACCCTGGAGCCCGGTAGTCCCCGCTATGCATTGCCCATCACTACTGTAGAGATCAATAACAGTCAGGGCGCTCTCAAACAGAATCCTTATTAA
- a CDS encoding protein-disulfide reductase DsbD family protein: MKKTFLLLCCFSMALAAMAQQQPLKVLYVGGSANWENDAFKKPEDKQQDVLRRMLSFRDMLQTYFSKVDTISAAAYTQQLSDKYDVTIFDGTPKAISERKTIKDASGRVTKYEPAGYLTEDFSKPVLFIGELGEKMGRSIGLKLDWYCLCLDAQAHSFKKEHAIFKGPFKVAMTLEQQPTPEDAFHYEYFLGKKTPATLPMWRVQTKGYKTDKNFRIGMVARPWGFEDSPDAESISSGVCAKTLDAVALGRHGNFFHWGFAASPEYMTKEAQAVMANAIVYISKFDGKGVIARKYLDRRATREYLKEKKYYATKDAYEMNRQSNIRFDSMMLAEKKEAEVKQAKGDSLSSMEQRSLSYTTQPQLSFGDFLKKQQKDLFPKFGMDSKAYLNYYDQNKDYFYSHDAMYEISIDEDVKSLGVPYYDLRLLDKAIGLLEKGTDTEKAKRILSRYTLVQFDTPAAWRKWYEANKKRMFFTETGGYYFMINTYDRSVEGNDYKKKEQSVTLNKIEPGDTDHNNAVRLAAGVVDKGNDVKQIVVKFSIHPGYHLYAYVSDLDPFIPTELSIQLPAGYTARGKLVKPSFKYYNESGTTIYTDEITFTQDITGSGAGEAVCLVSYQCCDDHICFPPVKDEPYKVVLN, translated from the coding sequence ATGAAGAAGACTTTCCTGTTGTTGTGCTGCTTTTCAATGGCGTTGGCTGCCATGGCGCAGCAGCAACCGCTCAAAGTATTGTATGTAGGCGGCTCCGCCAACTGGGAGAATGACGCCTTCAAAAAGCCGGAAGATAAACAGCAGGACGTATTGCGCCGCATGCTTTCCTTCCGGGATATGCTGCAAACCTATTTCAGCAAAGTGGACACTATCAGTGCTGCCGCTTATACCCAGCAACTCTCCGATAAGTACGATGTAACCATATTTGATGGCACACCAAAGGCCATCTCCGAAAGAAAGACCATCAAGGATGCCAGTGGCCGTGTGACCAAATATGAACCTGCCGGTTATCTGACCGAAGACTTCAGCAAGCCGGTATTATTTATTGGTGAGCTGGGGGAGAAGATGGGCCGCAGTATTGGCCTGAAGCTTGACTGGTACTGCCTTTGCCTGGATGCACAGGCGCATAGTTTTAAGAAAGAGCATGCTATTTTCAAAGGACCTTTCAAAGTGGCCATGACCCTGGAGCAGCAGCCCACGCCCGAAGATGCTTTCCATTACGAGTATTTCCTTGGAAAGAAAACACCGGCCACCCTGCCTATGTGGCGGGTACAGACCAAGGGATACAAGACGGATAAGAATTTCCGGATCGGCATGGTAGCCCGCCCCTGGGGATTTGAAGATTCACCCGATGCAGAAAGTATTTCCAGTGGCGTCTGCGCCAAAACCCTGGATGCAGTGGCCCTGGGCCGTCATGGCAATTTTTTTCACTGGGGTTTTGCCGCCTCTCCTGAGTACATGACCAAAGAGGCACAGGCCGTGATGGCCAATGCTATTGTCTATATTTCAAAATTTGATGGTAAAGGCGTTATCGCCCGTAAATACCTGGACCGCCGCGCTACCCGCGAGTACCTCAAGGAAAAGAAATACTACGCTACCAAAGATGCCTACGAGATGAACCGTCAGTCTAATATTCGTTTCGATAGCATGATGCTGGCGGAAAAAAAGGAAGCTGAGGTCAAACAGGCCAAAGGCGATAGCCTGAGCAGCATGGAGCAACGTTCTCTTTCGTATACTACACAGCCTCAGCTATCCTTCGGGGATTTCCTGAAGAAGCAGCAGAAAGACCTGTTCCCCAAATTCGGAATGGATTCAAAGGCTTACCTGAATTACTATGACCAGAACAAGGATTATTTCTACTCCCACGATGCCATGTATGAGATCAGCATTGACGAGGACGTAAAAAGCCTGGGCGTTCCTTACTATGACCTCCGCCTGCTGGACAAAGCCATTGGCCTGCTGGAAAAAGGAACGGATACCGAAAAAGCAAAACGCATTCTCAGCCGCTATACCCTGGTGCAGTTTGATACGCCGGCTGCCTGGAGGAAATGGTATGAGGCCAATAAGAAACGCATGTTCTTCACCGAGACCGGCGGGTATTATTTCATGATCAACACCTATGATAGATCGGTGGAAGGAAATGATTATAAGAAAAAGGAACAGTCGGTTACCCTGAATAAGATTGAGCCCGGTGATACGGATCATAACAATGCGGTGCGCCTGGCCGCGGGTGTTGTGGATAAAGGGAATGATGTAAAACAGATTGTGGTGAAGTTCAGTATCCATCCGGGCTACCACCTCTATGCTTATGTATCAGACCTGGATCCATTTATTCCTACGGAGCTGTCTATACAGCTGCCGGCAGGTTATACCGCCAGGGGTAAGCTGGTAAAGCCTTCTTTCAAATATTACAATGAGTCCGGTACTACCATTTACACCGATGAGATCACGTTCACACAGGATATCACCGGTTCCGGTGCAGGTGAAGCGGTGTGCCTGGTCAGCTACCAGTGCTGTGATGATCATATTTGTTTTCCACCGGTGAAGGACGAACCCTATAAAGTGGTCCTGAACTGA
- a CDS encoding TlpA disulfide reductase family protein, producing the protein MYTIRWNAGIRCLLVACLLLQSSAMLWAQEGKKKTQADPAEIAELKKAVEADLKNAEAHAAYIKAVGAEDTSLNTQYQQWSSQHPDLFEIPLAYAEALYRAELPAAKPWLEKLVQLNPGYAKGYQMLWIDAERWGDFAAGREFLRKAVEADPSSPDHAFYYASSFNNVDSARHHQLMLAMDQKFPGTERAAQALYWLANRSKSPKIKEEVYQLTKSRYNLVRSNWASGAMSEYYDFLLKDKPAKALALSQHMLTLDTAQNFRKPWEQRRDISKALTEADKLIAAKKYAAAFDLLNPVKPMRYSSSSEVLLNAKMKALAGKGEYSKAYDTVLVAYSISPTDELIGLLKQYARKLGKPESSIEQEVWAKRKAAGKPATVFNLDNYLTPGKTSLADLKGKVVLVTYWFPGCGPCRGEFPHFENVVQQFSKDQLAYIGINMAHEQDPYVAPFMRQSGYSFVPVRDEPDNRGNLEARGAPTNYLIDKNGNIIFANFRTHAHNERTLELMIRELLAAGV; encoded by the coding sequence ATGTATACTATTCGTTGGAATGCCGGGATCCGCTGCCTGCTGGTAGCCTGCCTGTTGTTGCAGTCGTCAGCAATGCTGTGGGCGCAGGAAGGGAAGAAAAAAACGCAGGCTGATCCTGCTGAGATTGCTGAGCTGAAAAAAGCGGTGGAAGCGGATCTCAAAAATGCGGAAGCGCATGCTGCTTATATCAAAGCAGTAGGCGCGGAAGATACCAGCCTCAATACCCAGTATCAGCAGTGGAGCAGTCAGCATCCTGACCTGTTTGAAATTCCGCTGGCCTATGCCGAAGCCCTGTACCGGGCGGAGTTGCCTGCGGCCAAGCCCTGGCTGGAAAAGCTGGTACAGCTGAATCCCGGTTATGCCAAAGGCTACCAGATGTTATGGATAGATGCCGAGCGCTGGGGCGATTTTGCGGCCGGCAGGGAGTTCCTGCGCAAAGCCGTGGAAGCAGATCCTTCTTCCCCCGATCATGCTTTCTATTATGCCAGCTCTTTTAATAATGTAGATTCTGCCAGGCACCACCAGCTGATGCTGGCCATGGACCAAAAGTTCCCGGGCACGGAAAGGGCTGCGCAGGCGCTGTACTGGCTGGCCAACAGGAGTAAATCGCCCAAAATAAAAGAAGAAGTGTACCAGCTGACAAAATCCAGGTACAACCTGGTAAGATCCAACTGGGCTTCCGGTGCTATGTCGGAATATTATGATTTCCTGCTGAAAGATAAACCAGCTAAAGCACTGGCGTTGAGTCAGCATATGCTGACGCTGGATACGGCGCAGAATTTCCGCAAACCCTGGGAACAGCGCCGTGATATCAGCAAAGCGCTGACAGAAGCCGATAAGCTGATAGCCGCTAAAAAATATGCAGCAGCATTTGACCTGCTCAACCCGGTAAAACCTATGCGCTATTCCAGCTCCAGTGAGGTATTGCTGAATGCCAAGATGAAAGCGCTGGCAGGGAAAGGTGAATACAGCAAAGCTTATGATACGGTCTTAGTTGCCTATTCTATTTCACCCACAGATGAGCTGATTGGCCTGCTGAAACAATATGCCCGCAAACTGGGCAAGCCCGAAAGCAGCATTGAGCAGGAGGTCTGGGCCAAAAGAAAAGCAGCCGGTAAACCCGCCACCGTTTTCAACCTCGACAATTACCTGACACCCGGAAAAACTTCCCTGGCCGATCTGAAAGGCAAGGTGGTCCTGGTCACTTACTGGTTCCCGGGTTGCGGACCATGCAGGGGCGAGTTCCCGCACTTTGAAAATGTGGTGCAGCAATTCAGCAAGGACCAGCTGGCTTATATCGGCATCAATATGGCCCATGAGCAGGATCCTTATGTGGCGCCCTTCATGCGGCAGAGCGGTTACAGCTTTGTCCCTGTACGGGATGAGCCGGACAACCGGGGTAACCTGGAAGCCCGTGGTGCGCCTACCAATTACCTGATTGACAAGAACGGGAATATCATCTTCGCTAATTTCCGGACCCATGCGCACAATGAACGTACGCTGGAACTGATGATCCGGGAACTGCTGGCTGCGGGCGTGTAA
- a CDS encoding DUF805 domain-containing protein — MKYFFNALEKYATFSGRARRKEYWYFMLFHGIFVIFFSVFDLYLEFSLTYPLYALATLLPILALNARRMHDVGKSAWYMFIPIYSFILTLMEGDTGPNNYGPDPKNPEFEEFLQEEPIN; from the coding sequence ATGAAGTATTTTTTCAACGCATTAGAGAAGTATGCCACATTCAGCGGAAGAGCCAGAAGAAAAGAATACTGGTATTTTATGCTCTTCCATGGCATTTTTGTCATTTTCTTTTCTGTATTCGACCTATACCTTGAGTTTTCCCTTACTTATCCCCTGTACGCGCTGGCAACCTTATTGCCAATATTGGCCCTTAACGCCCGCAGAATGCACGATGTGGGCAAGAGTGCATGGTATATGTTCATCCCCATTTACAGTTTCATCCTGACTTTAATGGAAGGGGACACAGGTCCCAACAACTATGGACCAGACCCCAAAAATCCGGAATTTGAAGAATTCCTGCAGGAAGAACCTATTAACTGA
- a CDS encoding LuxR C-terminal-related transcriptional regulator, whose protein sequence is MELIKFDEMKKTWHQIARHHDAEADPSFQLEVHKKLLNIFHVGDYYYYIINLARVEFEFISDSVLQVMRCSSKEQFTVEYIYNNIHPDDKPRFVAHEQQVTAFFNALPMEKVMKYKVSYDYRLLTMDGDYKWILMQTTTIQTDMNGAVIRVLGVQTDITHLKQDNKPSGLSFIGLEGEPSFYNVPINQAPVASASRFTRREQEVLKLMAAGNSTKKIAALLFLSVHTVNTHRKKILAKSGCQTLAELISKTLSEGWV, encoded by the coding sequence ATGGAGTTGATCAAATTCGACGAAATGAAAAAGACCTGGCACCAGATCGCCAGGCACCATGACGCCGAGGCGGATCCCAGCTTTCAGCTGGAAGTCCACAAAAAGCTGCTCAACATCTTTCATGTAGGGGATTACTATTACTATATCATTAATCTTGCACGGGTTGAATTTGAGTTCATCAGTGACAGCGTGCTGCAAGTAATGCGTTGCTCCAGCAAAGAACAATTCACGGTAGAATATATTTATAATAACATACACCCGGACGACAAGCCCCGCTTTGTAGCCCACGAACAGCAGGTGACCGCTTTCTTTAATGCCCTCCCGATGGAAAAGGTGATGAAATACAAAGTCAGCTATGATTACCGCCTACTCACTATGGACGGCGATTACAAGTGGATCCTGATGCAGACCACCACCATTCAAACCGATATGAATGGCGCGGTGATCCGGGTATTGGGCGTACAGACTGATATTACCCATCTCAAACAGGACAACAAACCCTCCGGCCTTTCCTTTATCGGCCTGGAAGGGGAACCTTCCTTTTACAATGTACCCATCAACCAGGCTCCTGTAGCCAGCGCCAGCCGTTTTACCCGGCGGGAGCAGGAGGTATTGAAACTGATGGCAGCCGGCAACAGTACTAAAAAGATTGCAGCGCTGCTGTTCCTATCTGTTCATACCGTCAACACCCATCGCAAAAAGATACTGGCCAAATCCGGCTGCCAGACATTGGCTGAACTGATCTCCAAAACATTGAGTGAAGGGTGGGTATAA
- a CDS encoding SusC/RagA family TonB-linked outer membrane protein, translating into MKLTAIFLLVACLQVSANTFSQEAKVTMNLRHVSILSLFKAIESKTDYRFVYSNDLIPSKYTVSIEVRETPVSEVLSHALDNTGLDFRLMDNNLIVVADKDNIRNFLRITGKVTDINGEPLEGVSVTIKGSSGGALTDTEGFFSLNANANAELVFSYVGYEAQTIAVNNRKSITIILRGARELENVIVVANTGYQNISPERATGAYDVIGRNVLDKRPVSNLSTALVGMVAGMQGKENADGTASFLVRGTSSLYSNTQPLVVVDGFPIADYDFSTINPNDVQSITVLKDAAAASIWGARSANGVIVITTKKGRAGKLRIEGNYFTRISDRQDLDQILVQANSPDHIRYEKLAWDNNWMLSPYAGNLQQVTTSPLTLAQEYMWKFKQGQISQAQRDAGLDSLSNVSNRGQVNDYLMRRAVLNQFNLTMSGSTSQTNTYLSLLYENDKLSMQKSGSDRLMVNFNNQYSPAKWLKFSIASTIQYKKTDNSGATISEIQGLSPYETLLDPNGAYSVNLTMNREQLATLPLEKFPYADWNYNLLRETRGRKFTNENISARFQAGMNVDIFKGLSLDVRFQFEKKKIETENYYSDDTYYARNMVNTMAKYNQGTQRIDTLYIPKGGILTSGNSNQNSHVLRGQLNYDRSFGRHNVTVIAGSEMSQYTTTGRTNPTAYGYDPETLQSTVPQFGYGSSVDLMKNFLNNDATIAGGNSTFSWERDRYLSFYGNAAYTYNGRYTLSGSARSDASNFITDDKQLRWAPLWSVGAMWNIGREDFMRSFSWINVLKLRATYGRNGNAEKSTSTKPLISLGSSLNATTGTYIASVSSYGNPYLRWEKTNTTNIGVDFAFLNSKISGKLDYYNKHGQDIMGTITLPGATGVTSQRFNNAEVMNTGIELELTTNVRIANKFGYSPTLTYAYNQNEIRNLYFPNQYAYALVADPYVQGRPVGAVYSYTYAGMIDGTPHVEGLNKAPHSFNVVSLHNTALGLPFMNYEGTNIPPHTLGWFNQFTYDNFYLTALVVGKFGGVYRNPIFNYATGVGSSKTSVSKLVSDVFAGDQNIPEFGLPNNAQYYLWDRYAPYLDVLVERSDYVELKELSLGYNLPTDLISRASFKSARVFFQVRNLGLLYKANSKGYHPEWLPGSIRPVTTYTIGANVQL; encoded by the coding sequence ATGAAACTAACTGCCATCTTTTTGCTGGTCGCTTGCTTGCAGGTATCGGCTAACACATTCTCGCAGGAGGCGAAGGTCACCATGAACCTGCGGCATGTGTCTATTCTCTCCTTATTTAAAGCTATTGAAAGCAAAACGGATTATCGTTTTGTGTATAGCAATGACCTCATTCCGTCAAAGTATACGGTCAGCATCGAGGTACGGGAAACACCCGTTTCCGAAGTGCTGAGTCATGCACTGGACAATACCGGTCTTGATTTCAGGTTGATGGACAATAACCTGATCGTGGTGGCGGATAAGGACAATATCAGGAACTTCCTGCGCATCACCGGTAAGGTAACAGATATCAACGGTGAACCGCTGGAAGGTGTCAGTGTTACCATCAAAGGCTCCAGCGGTGGCGCCCTGACTGATACGGAAGGGTTCTTCTCGCTCAACGCCAATGCCAATGCAGAACTGGTATTCAGCTATGTAGGGTATGAAGCGCAGACCATTGCCGTGAATAACAGAAAGTCCATTACCATTATCCTGCGCGGCGCACGCGAGCTGGAAAATGTTATTGTGGTGGCCAATACCGGTTACCAGAATATCTCCCCGGAAAGGGCTACCGGCGCTTATGATGTGATAGGCCGCAATGTGCTGGATAAACGGCCTGTATCCAATCTCTCCACCGCGCTGGTAGGCATGGTGGCCGGTATGCAGGGTAAAGAGAACGCCGATGGTACCGCCAGTTTTCTGGTACGGGGCACCAGTTCTCTCTATTCTAACACGCAACCGCTTGTTGTAGTCGATGGCTTCCCGATAGCCGATTATGACTTCTCCACTATCAACCCCAATGACGTGCAATCTATTACTGTCCTGAAAGATGCGGCAGCCGCGTCTATCTGGGGCGCCCGTTCGGCCAATGGGGTGATTGTGATCACCACCAAAAAAGGCCGGGCCGGCAAGCTGCGCATTGAAGGCAATTATTTCACCCGTATTTCAGATAGGCAGGACCTGGACCAGATACTGGTACAGGCTAATTCTCCGGATCATATCCGCTATGAGAAACTGGCCTGGGACAATAACTGGATGTTGAGTCCTTATGCCGGTAACCTGCAGCAGGTCACTACCTCGCCGCTTACCCTGGCACAGGAATATATGTGGAAGTTCAAACAGGGACAGATCTCCCAGGCGCAAAGAGATGCCGGGCTGGACAGTCTCAGCAATGTCAGCAACCGCGGGCAGGTCAATGACTACCTCATGCGGAGGGCCGTGCTCAACCAGTTTAACCTGACGATGTCCGGCAGCACCTCGCAGACCAATACTTACCTCTCGCTCCTGTACGAAAACGATAAACTCAGTATGCAGAAAAGCGGGAGCGACCGCCTCATGGTGAACTTCAATAACCAGTACAGCCCGGCCAAATGGCTGAAATTCTCTATCGCTTCCACCATTCAGTATAAAAAAACGGATAACAGCGGCGCTACCATTTCCGAGATACAGGGCCTCTCTCCCTATGAAACCCTGCTGGATCCCAACGGCGCTTATTCTGTTAACCTGACCATGAACCGGGAACAGCTGGCTACACTGCCGCTTGAAAAATTCCCTTATGCTGACTGGAATTATAATCTGCTGCGCGAGACCAGGGGACGTAAATTTACAAACGAAAACATCAGCGCCCGTTTCCAGGCAGGGATGAATGTGGATATCTTCAAAGGCCTTTCACTGGATGTCCGTTTCCAGTTCGAGAAAAAGAAGATCGAGACTGAAAACTATTATAGTGACGATACCTACTATGCCAGGAACATGGTCAATACCATGGCCAAATACAACCAGGGTACACAGCGTATTGACACACTATACATTCCCAAAGGAGGGATACTCACTTCCGGCAATAGCAATCAGAACAGTCACGTATTGCGTGGCCAGCTCAATTACGACAGGAGTTTTGGTCGGCACAATGTTACGGTCATAGCAGGTTCTGAGATGTCTCAATACACCACTACAGGTCGTACCAATCCTACCGCCTATGGGTATGATCCGGAAACCCTTCAGTCAACTGTTCCGCAGTTTGGCTATGGCAGCTCCGTGGACCTGATGAAAAATTTTCTTAACAATGATGCAACCATAGCAGGTGGGAACAGCACATTCAGTTGGGAACGCGACCGCTACCTCTCTTTCTATGGCAATGCAGCCTATACGTATAATGGCAGGTATACCCTTTCCGGCAGCGCCCGTAGTGACGCCTCCAACTTTATCACTGATGACAAGCAGCTGCGCTGGGCGCCATTATGGTCTGTAGGCGCCATGTGGAATATTGGCCGGGAAGATTTTATGCGTTCTTTTTCCTGGATCAATGTCCTGAAACTGCGCGCTACCTATGGCAGGAACGGTAATGCGGAAAAATCAACTTCCACCAAACCGCTGATCTCCTTAGGTTCGTCCCTGAATGCTACTACCGGCACTTATATAGCCTCTGTTTCCAGCTATGGCAATCCTTACCTGCGCTGGGAGAAAACAAACACTACCAATATCGGGGTTGATTTTGCTTTCCTGAACAGCAAGATCTCCGGTAAGCTGGACTACTACAATAAACATGGCCAGGATATTATGGGTACCATTACCCTGCCCGGTGCTACAGGGGTTACCAGCCAGCGCTTCAACAATGCTGAAGTGATGAATACAGGCATAGAGCTGGAGCTGACCACTAATGTCAGGATCGCCAACAAGTTTGGCTATTCTCCTACCTTAACCTATGCCTATAACCAGAACGAGATCAGGAATCTTTATTTCCCCAATCAATACGCCTATGCGCTGGTAGCGGATCCTTATGTGCAGGGCAGGCCGGTAGGCGCCGTGTATAGTTACACCTACGCCGGTATGATTGATGGTACACCGCATGTGGAAGGCCTCAATAAAGCTCCGCACTCCTTTAATGTAGTGTCCCTGCACAATACAGCGCTGGGGCTGCCATTCATGAACTATGAAGGCACTAATATTCCACCCCATACCCTGGGCTGGTTCAACCAGTTCACGTATGATAATTTCTACCTGACCGCACTGGTGGTGGGTAAGTTTGGCGGTGTATACCGCAACCCCATTTTCAACTATGCCACTGGTGTAGGCAGCAGCAAGACATCGGTCAGCAAGCTGGTATCGGACGTGTTTGCCGGCGACCAGAATATTCCTGAATTCGGTCTGCCCAATAATGCCCAGTACTACCTCTGGGACCGGTATGCTCCCTACCTGGATGTACTGGTGGAGCGTTCAGATTATGTGGAGCTGAAGGAACTGTCGCTGGGATATAATCTGCCCACTGATCTCATCTCACGCGCCAGCTTCAAGTCGGCCCGTGTTTTCTTCCAGGTGCGTAACCTGGGGCTGTTGTACAAAGCCAATTCAAAAGGGTATCATCCGGAATGGTTGCCCGGCAGTATCCGTCCTGTAACTACTTACACTATCGGGGCGAATGTTCAACTCTAA